In the Brevundimonas mediterranea genome, GCAGTCACATCATAGTCACGCCGGACGCGAATTAAAAGGTGTTCGGCCTTAACCCCCTGAATACGAGCATCTGGCATCATGGCGACCAGGTTCCAGTAGGATTGGGTTCGACGTCGTTATGGGCGGTCGTGTTTTGACAGGTGTAGAGCGCTGGGGCGCGAGGGAATGGGCGATGACCGCCTTGGCCTTCGTCGTCATCTGCACGGTCGCCCTGTTTTCGACGCGGGGTTTCGCCTGGGGCGCCCAGGGGGATGTCCTGGGCGTGCGCTTCGGTGCGGACGGCGACCGGACCCGCGTGGTCATCGATCTGGACAAGTCGACACAGGGGCGCGTCATCGATACAGGCGCCGCGGGCCGGGTCACCCTGGCCCTGAACGGCGTCGCGCCCGGCCGCGGCCTGAACGGCGGCGGTTCGGGCCTGGTCCGCTCCTATCAGGTCAGCGCCTCGGGCGGGGCGTCACGGATTGAGCTGGAGCTGGCGCGCGGCAGCGAGATCGAGCGCCGCTTTCTGCTGCCCCCCGGCGACGGGGTGGCCCATTATCGCTATGTCGTCGATCTGAAGGCTGTCGGTGGAGCTATAGCCGCGTCACGACCCGCGCCGCGGACGACGCCGGCGCCGCGTCGCGCCGAACGCCCGCTGATCGTCATCGACGCGGGGCACGGCGGCAAGGACCCGGGCGCCAGCGGAGCCCTGACCCGTGAGAAACAGGTCACCCTGGCCGCCGCCCTGGTTCTAAAGACCGAGCTGGAGCGCACCGGCCGCTATCGGGTTCGCCTGACGCGGGCCGATGACACCTATGTCGATCTGTATCGCCGCGTTTCCATCGCCCGCCAGTCGGACGCCGATCTGTTCATCTCGCTGCACGCCGACGCCGGGTCCGATCCGGCCCTGCGCGGCGCCAGCGTCTATACCCTGTCGGAACAGGGCGCCGGACGGGCCGTGCGCGAGTTCACGCGGACCGACAATTGGCACCGCGAACTGCACCTGCCGGGGCGGGACCCGTCGGTGGACCGTATCCTGCTGGACATGACCCAGCGCGCCACCCAGAACCGTTCGGCCCAGTTCGCCCGCGTCCTGCTGACCCATCTGGAAGGCTCCGACCATCCGCTGCTGCGCCGCAGCCACCGTGACGCCGGCCTGGCCGTGCTGCTGGCGCCCGATGTGCCGGCCGTGCTGCTGGAGATGGGCTTCATCACCAATCCCGAGGACGAGCGTCTGCTGACCGACGAACGCGCGCGTCGCCGTTTGATGAAGTCGGTCGCGGACGGCATCGACCGCTATTTCCGGGAGCCGACGGCCCCGTTGATGACGGCGTCGACTGATGGAGCCGGGCAGCCCTGACTTCGGCTGCAACCAGGCTTCGGCTCAGCGGTTTGCGTGACTATGAAAAAGAGAGCGATCATCACCGGGGGCGCAGGCCTGATCGGCGCCGGACTTTGTCAGGCCCTGACGGATCGGGGCTGGGAGGTCGCCGCCTTTGACCTCAAGCCCGCCTCGTCCGGCGCTCGGTCGGTTCTCTGCGACGTCGGTGATGAGGCCTCGGTCACGGCGGCCTATGCCGAACTGGGATGGTCGGAGCTGGATCTTCTGGTCAACAACGCCGGCGTCGCCGATCCGACCAACGGCCCCCTGGCCGAACTGTCGCTGGAGGCCTGGCGCCGGACGGTGGACAGCCACCTGACGGGCGCCTTCCTGATGTCTCGCGCCGCCATCCCGATGCTGCGGGAAGGGGCCAGCATCATTCACATGACCTCGACCCGGGCGATCATGTCTGAGCCCCAGACCGAGGCCTATGCTGCGGCCAAGGGCGCGCTGTCCGCCCTGACCCATGCGATGGCGATCAGTCTGGGGCCGAAGATCAGGGTCAATGCGATCGCGCCGGGCTGGATCGCCGCGCCGGAAGGTCTGAGTGAAAGCGATCACGCCCAGCATCCCGTGGGGCGTGTCGGACGCGCCGAGGACATCGCCGAGGCCGTCCTCTATCTCGTCGAGGCCGGATTCGTCACCGGACAGGTGCTGACGGTGGACGGCGGCATGACCCGCAAGATGATCTACGCCGACTGAAGGCGCGGATCCGCCAGCCTGGTTTAGGCCAAGCCCGCCTTTTTCAGTGTCTTCCAGGCCTTGATGACGCGTTGCAGCTTGGCCTCGGCGCCGCGGTCGCCGCCGTTGGTGTCCGGATGGAAGCGTTTCAGAAGGTCGTGGTACTGAGACTTGATCTTGGCCTTCTCGGCGCCGGGATCGAGATCGAGATCGGCCAGGGCGGCGCGTTCCAGCTTGCCGATTCGGCGGTCCTCGGTCGGGGACTGCGGGGCCTGGTCGCCGCGACGGCCGAACAGGCCGAAACTGTCACGCCAGGAGCCGGCGCCGGTGTTGTTCGCTGTGCCCATCTTGGCGGAGAAGGCGGCGGCCTCGCGCGTGAACTTGCCGGCCTTCATCTCCCAGGTCGGACGACCGCCGGTCATGGCCTCGTTCTCCTGGACGGCGCGGACCTGGCCTTCGCTCATTCCGGCGTAGAAGTTCCAGCCCTTGTTGTATTCGCCCGCATGCCCCTGGCAGAACTCGTAGAAGTCGTTCAGCCGCTCGCGCGACTTGGGCGCCCTGGCGGTCGCGGCCTTGCGGCAGTCGGGCCATTGGCACGGTTTTTCGCCCGGCTTCAGGTGCAGGACGTCCGCCTTGGCGGCTTCCTCCTCGGGCTTCGGCGGCTTGACCCGAATGTCGGTGAAGCGCGGCTTGTATTGAAAGGAAGCGGACATCGCCCGAAGTGTAGTGTGGAATTGGACCTCTTCAAGGAAACGATCATGTCAGACGGCCCTGTGGCGACGATTATCCGTGAAAAACTGAACGCCGCGCTTTCGCCGCAACGGCTGGAGATCGAAGACGACAGCGGACGGCACGCCGGCCACCACCACGAAGGCGGCATGGACGCAAAGCCCGGCGGCGAAAGCCACTTCAATCTGGTGGTCGTTTCTGCGGCGTTCGAAGGACAGTCGCGGCTGGAGCGGCAGAGGACGGTCAACGGGGTGCTGAAACAGGAGCTGTCGGGCCCGATTCACGCCCTGTCGATCCGGGCTCTCACCCCCGTCGAAGATTCCCACAGCGCCTGATTGCGAAGAAAACCAGCGTTCACTCCGTCTTAGAACCTTCGTCCTAGCGTCACGCGACCAAACAGAACGTGGGGACGGCTGGAACATGGTGGAATCTGACGGCGTCGCGAAGGCCTTTGCGGGCGACCGGCGCGCGGGCGATCCTGCTCAGGCCCTGACGGCCATCCTGCAGACCCAATATCTGCGGTACCTGATCATCGCCAGCTGGGCCCTGGGTCTGCTGGGCACGGTGGCGTGGTGGCAGGCCATGATATGGTTCGTGGTCACTTTGGCGGCCGGTTCCATCCGCGGCGTCGTCGAACACAAGCTCAGCCACCGCGTCGATGTCGGTTGGGGCATGGTTTTCCCCGCCGTGGCGACCGTCACCACCGCCGCATGGGCCGCTGCGCCGCTGATGGCCTGGTTCTCGAATTCGGCGTTCGGTCAGACCCTGGCCGTCGCCCTGATCATTTCGGGCTATGTGCTGGTCTTCGCCCAGTTGCGCAATTCGCCGCGGCAGGCCGTCATCATCTCTTCGCCCTATGGCGTCGCCGCCTGTATTATCCTGTTCAGCCTGTGGGGGACGCCGCAGTTCTGGTCGATGTTGGCCGTCCTGCCGTTCACCATGGCCTGTCTGTTCGTCCTGGTCACCATGACCATGCTGCGCGAGCGTCGGATCGACGCCTTCCAGGCGCATCAGGCCCATCTGATCGAGGAGCTGGAGGCTGCACGCGACAAGGCGGACGCCGCCAACGACGCCAAGTCGAACTTCCTGGGCGTCATCTCGCACGAGCTTCGCACGCCGATGAACGGCGTCCTCGGGGCGGCCCAGCTGCTCAGTGCGACGCGACTTGAAGGGGCCCAGCGCGAATATCTGTCGATCATCCGCAATTCCGGGGACAATCTTCTGTCCCTGCTGAACGACATCCTCGACATGACCAAGATCGAGGCGGGAAAGATGACCTTCGAAGTCGTCGATGTCGTCGTCGATGACCTGCAGCGCCGGATTTCCGGACCCTTCGAGGCCCAGGCCGAGGCCAAGGGGCTGACCTTCGTGTCCGAACTGGAAGGGGACATTCCGGCCGTGGTGCGCGGGGATCCGCTACGGGTCTGCCAGGTCGTGCAGAACCTGCTCTCGAACGCGGTCAAGTTCACCGACGTCGGCGAAATCCGCTATGTCGTGCGCGGCCGACGTATTTCCGACCGCAGGGTCGGGTTCGAGTTCTGCGTCACCGACAGCGGAGCCGGCATTTCTCCGACCGATCTCGAGCGGTTGTTCCAGCCCTTCACCCAGGTGGACGCCTCCTCGACGCGCCGGTTCGGCGGCACGGGCCTGGGGCTGACCATCGCGCGACGCATGGCCAACATCATGGGCGGCGACATCAGCGTCGATTCCTCCGTGGGCCGCGGGTCGAGCTTCACCCTGACCGTCGAAGCCGAGGTGGTGGAATGGAGCCGCCGTGTCTCGATCGAACGGGTCGAGACCGAGATAGAATGCTGTGAAAGCCTGCGGGTGCTGGTGGTCGAGGACCATCCGGTGAACCGCATGATTCTGGAGGCCTGGATGAGCACGGCCTCGCATGTCACCGCCACGGCCGAGAACGGGCAACTGTCCCTGGAGGCGGCGAGCGAGCAGCAGTTCGACCTGATCATCATGGACGTCAACATGCCGGTGATGGACGGCCTGACCGCCACCCGCAGGATCCGCGAAGGCCAGGGGCTCAACGCCGACACGCCCATCGTCGTGCTGTCCGCCTCGGCGCGCAGTGAAGATCATCAGGCCGGCCTGGACGCGGGCGCGGACGCCTATCTGACCAAACCCATCGATTTCGGGGCCCTGGCCGAGATGATGAGCCGTGTTCCGGGCGGACGCGAGGCCGTGGGCCGCGCCATGTCGCCTGCGGAACAGTCGGTCGCCGCCTGATTGAGGCTGAAAGGCGGTCCTGGTCTGAACGGCAGGCGACCGCGCCGGTTCAGACCCGCCTCAGCCGCCGGTCTCCATAGTGTGGGCAGTCGAATGGTTCGGCCGCAGATGGAGACATCCCATGAAGAAGATTCTCACCGCCACGATGGCCGCGGTCCTGGCCGCCACCGCCGTGGGCGCCGCCGGAGCCGCCTCGGCCCAGTCTCGTGACGACCGCCGCTACGAACAGCGCCAGGACAACCGCCAGCACAATCGCCATGACGGGCGTGACGAAAGACGCGATGACCGCCACGACCGCCGGGATGATCGCCGCGACTTCCGTCGGGACCAGCGTCAGGATCGCCAGGAGTATCGCCAGGATCAACGGCAGTACGGCCGCTGGCAGCAGGCCCAGCGTCGCTATCATGCGCCGCGCTATGTCGCCCCGCGCGGCTATGCGGTTCGCACCTGGAGCTATGGCCAGCGCATGCCGTCCTATTACCGCAGCAACGGTTATGTGGTGAACGACTACGGCCGCTACGGCCTGCGCGCGCCGCCGCGCGGCTATCAGTATGTCCGGAGCGGCAATGACGTGGTGCTGGCGGCGGTCGCGGGCGGTCTGATCACCGCCGTCATCGCCGGACTGTTCAACTGATCATCGCGTGATCCGATCTGCGCCCCGGAGGGAAACCTCCGGGGCGTTTTTCGTTCTGGGCTGACGGCGACGTCTCGAGCGCCCCATATGGATGCCCATGCGCGCCTTCGCCGAACTTCTGGACCGCCTGTCGCTGACCGCCTCGCGGAACGCCAAGCTGGTGCTGGTGCGGGACTATCTGAAGACGACGCCCGATCCGGATCGGGGCTGGGCCCTGGCGGCCCTGACCGGCGACCTGACCTTCGATGCGGCCAAGCCCGCCATGATCCGCAAGGCGGTCGAGGCGCGGGTGGACGGGGTGCTGTTCGGCTGGTCCTATGACTATGTCGGCGACCTGGCCGAGACGGTCGCCCTGATCTGGCCGGCGCCGTCCGACCGCCGGCCCAATCGCGAGCCCGAACTGGGCGAGGTGATCGAGGGGTTGCGGACCGCGACCCGCGCCGAGGTCAAGGGCCTGCTGGAGGGCTGGCTGGACGCCCTGGAGCCCAAGGGACGCTGGGCCTTGTTGAAGCTGATGACCGGCGGGTTGCGGGTTGGGCTGTCGGGCCGGCTGGCCAAGACGGCGGCGGCGATGATGCGGCCCGAGACGCGTCTGACGCCTCCTTCACCGGACGGGGCGGAGACGATTACGCCGCTTGAGCCGGTGGACGTCTCGGCCATCGAGGAGGTCTGGCACGCGGTCCCGCCCCCCTATGGCGATCTGTTCGCCTGGCTGGAGGGACGGGCCGAACGGCCCAGCCCGGATGCGCCAGGGCGGTTCCGCCCGGTGATGCTGGCTGTCGCTGTCGACGAGGCGGTCGATTTTCCCAAGATGGACCCGGCCGACTACGCCGCCGAATGGAAGTGGGACGGCATCCGGGTTCAGGCGGTGGTCGAGGGCGCGGTCCGCAAACTGTGGTCCCGCACCGGGGACGAGATTTCAGGCGCCTTCCCCGATGTGATGGAGGCCCTGGCGTTCGAGGGCGCGCTGGACGGCGAACTGGTGGTCTGGCGCGACAGCGCCATCGCCCCCTTCGGCGACCTGCAGCAACGGCTGAACCGCAAGACGGTGGACGCCAAGACCATGGCGGCCTTTCCGGCGGCGGTGGTCGCCTATGATCTGCTGGCGGACGGCGCGACGGATCTGCGAAGCCTGTCGCTGCGTGAGCGGCGGGCGCGACTGGAGACCCTGGTCCAGGGCCATGGGGGCGGGCGGCTGCATCTGTCGCCCCTGGTCGAGTATGCGGACTGGGACAGCCTGGCCCGGCTGCGGGCCGATCCGCCGGTCGGGGCGGCGGCCGAGGGGCTGATGCTCAAGCGGTGGGACAGCCCCTATGTGGCGGGCCGCCCCAAGGGGCCGTGGTTCAAGTGGAAGCGGGATCCTCACGTCATCGACGCCGTCCTGATGTACGCCCAGCGCGGGCACGGCAAACGGTCCAGCTTCTATTCCGACTATACCTTCGGGGTCTGGACGGAGGAGGGGGCGCTGACCCCCGTGGGCAAGGCCTATTTCGGCTTCACCGACGAAGAACTGAAACAGCTCGACAAGTTCGTGCGCGACCACACGGTGGACCGGTTCGGCCCGGTGCGGTCGGTGCGGGCCGAGCGGGATTTCGGCCTGGTGCTGGAGATCGCCTTCGAGGGGCTTCAGCGTTCGACCCGGCACAAGTCGGGCGTGGCGATGCGTTTTCCCCGCGTCAGCCGCATCCGCTGGGACAAGCCCGCACGCGAGGCGGACACCCTCGACGCCGTCATGGACTTGCTGGATGCGATAGAGACCGGAGGGGGGCGCATCGCCAAGGTCTAGCGCCTTGCCGCGGGTGAGACCGCGACGCGGCTTTGACCGGGTCGGGGCAAGCCCTCGCCGAACGGGGCCTTCCGGCGTAAAGACTTCGGCCTGGAAATAGGTCGAGTGCGTCTGGCTTCAGTAGCGTTGAACCAGATGATTTACTCATATCTGCCGAGCGATCAGCCAATTGCAAAGCGTTGCAGTAAAGGCCGCCGCCGTTGTCGTAGTGCAGGCGGTCGTTACGACTCTATTGCGCGGATGATGGCCCTAATTGGCGTTTCTTTCGGAACGATTTGAGGCGGCGGCCACTTCAAATCTGTATCTCGAAAGGACACGCATCATGATCAAGCCCATCTTCGCGCTCGTCGCCGCCAGCGCTCTGCTGGCCGCTTGCGGCGACAATGCCGAGACGACCCGACCGGTCGAAGGTCCGGCGGTCTCCACGTCGGAAACGCCCCGCAATCCTGCGGTGGATATGGACGACACCACCCAGACCACGGCGCTGACGCCCGGCGCCAATTCCTTCACCGAAGGCCAGGCCCGGGAAGCGATCGAGAAGCAAGGCTACACGGACGTCGGACCGCTGATGCAAAACGAGAACGGCGTCTGGTCCGCCACGGCCATGAAGGACGGCGCTCAAGCCACCGTCTCGGTCGACTACAAGGGCGTCGTCACCGCGCAATAGGCGCGCGCGTCTTCCCAGATTTTCAAACCATCAGATTCAGGAGCGCCCAATGGCGACCGTCACCCGTCTCTTCGACAGCCACACCCATGCCCTGCAGGCCGTGTCAGACCTGGAAGCCGCCGGCTTCAAGCCTGACGACATCAGCATCGTGTCCAACAACGCCGACAACTGGCACGCCGGCCATTCGCATCCCCACAAGGACGGCGCGGGCCCGCTCGGCGACCGCAACGGCGACGGAGAGAATGATGTCGCCGACGGAGCCGGCACGGGCGCGGCGACCGGCGGCCTGGCCGGGGCCGGGGCCGGTCTCCTGGCCGGTCTGGGAATGTTGGCCATCCCCGGGCTTGGGCCGGTCGTGGCGGCAGGCTGGCTCGCCTCGACGGCGGTCGGCGCCGCCATAGGCGCGGCGGCCGGGGGCGCTACAGGCGGCCTGCTCGGCGCCCTGAAGGAGGCCGGCCACTCGGACGAAGACGCCAATGTCTACGCCGAAGGGGTCCGGCGCGGCGGAACCCTGGTCAGCGTCAAGTCAGACGGTGACGATGAAAGCCGGGTCGAGGCCATCCTGAACGGCCGCCAGGGCTTTGACGCCGTGTCGCGGGGCGAAGCCTATCGCGCCTCCGGTTGGAGCCGGTTCGACAGCGATGCTCAACCCTACAGCAGTGAAGACATCTCGCGAGAGCGGGCCCTCTACCGCT is a window encoding:
- a CDS encoding J domain-containing protein encodes the protein MSASFQYKPRFTDIRVKPPKPEEEAAKADVLHLKPGEKPCQWPDCRKAATARAPKSRERLNDFYEFCQGHAGEYNKGWNFYAGMSEGQVRAVQENEAMTGGRPTWEMKAGKFTREAAAFSAKMGTANNTGAGSWRDSFGLFGRRGDQAPQSPTEDRRIGKLERAALADLDLDPGAEKAKIKSQYHDLLKRFHPDTNGGDRGAEAKLQRVIKAWKTLKKAGLA
- a CDS encoding SDR family oxidoreductase, which gives rise to MKKRAIITGGAGLIGAGLCQALTDRGWEVAAFDLKPASSGARSVLCDVGDEASVTAAYAELGWSELDLLVNNAGVADPTNGPLAELSLEAWRRTVDSHLTGAFLMSRAAIPMLREGASIIHMTSTRAIMSEPQTEAYAAAKGALSALTHAMAISLGPKIRVNAIAPGWIAAPEGLSESDHAQHPVGRVGRAEDIAEAVLYLVEAGFVTGQVLTVDGGMTRKMIYAD
- a CDS encoding N-acetylmuramoyl-L-alanine amidase family protein, coding for MTALAFVVICTVALFSTRGFAWGAQGDVLGVRFGADGDRTRVVIDLDKSTQGRVIDTGAAGRVTLALNGVAPGRGLNGGGSGLVRSYQVSASGGASRIELELARGSEIERRFLLPPGDGVAHYRYVVDLKAVGGAIAASRPAPRTTPAPRRAERPLIVIDAGHGGKDPGASGALTREKQVTLAAALVLKTELERTGRYRVRLTRADDTYVDLYRRVSIARQSDADLFISLHADAGSDPALRGASVYTLSEQGAGRAVREFTRTDNWHRELHLPGRDPSVDRILLDMTQRATQNRSAQFARVLLTHLEGSDHPLLRRSHRDAGLAVLLAPDVPAVLLEMGFITNPEDERLLTDERARRRLMKSVADGIDRYFREPTAPLMTASTDGAGQP
- a CDS encoding response regulator; protein product: MVESDGVAKAFAGDRRAGDPAQALTAILQTQYLRYLIIASWALGLLGTVAWWQAMIWFVVTLAAGSIRGVVEHKLSHRVDVGWGMVFPAVATVTTAAWAAAPLMAWFSNSAFGQTLAVALIISGYVLVFAQLRNSPRQAVIISSPYGVAACIILFSLWGTPQFWSMLAVLPFTMACLFVLVTMTMLRERRIDAFQAHQAHLIEELEAARDKADAANDAKSNFLGVISHELRTPMNGVLGAAQLLSATRLEGAQREYLSIIRNSGDNLLSLLNDILDMTKIEAGKMTFEVVDVVVDDLQRRISGPFEAQAEAKGLTFVSELEGDIPAVVRGDPLRVCQVVQNLLSNAVKFTDVGEIRYVVRGRRISDRRVGFEFCVTDSGAGISPTDLERLFQPFTQVDASSTRRFGGTGLGLTIARRMANIMGGDISVDSSVGRGSSFTLTVEAEVVEWSRRVSIERVETEIECCESLRVLVVEDHPVNRMILEAWMSTASHVTATAENGQLSLEAASEQQFDLIIMDVNMPVMDGLTATRRIREGQGLNADTPIVVLSASARSEDHQAGLDAGADAYLTKPIDFGALAEMMSRVPGGREAVGRAMSPAEQSVAA
- a CDS encoding cisplatin damage response ATP-dependent DNA ligase, whose amino-acid sequence is MRAFAELLDRLSLTASRNAKLVLVRDYLKTTPDPDRGWALAALTGDLTFDAAKPAMIRKAVEARVDGVLFGWSYDYVGDLAETVALIWPAPSDRRPNREPELGEVIEGLRTATRAEVKGLLEGWLDALEPKGRWALLKLMTGGLRVGLSGRLAKTAAAMMRPETRLTPPSPDGAETITPLEPVDVSAIEEVWHAVPPPYGDLFAWLEGRAERPSPDAPGRFRPVMLAVAVDEAVDFPKMDPADYAAEWKWDGIRVQAVVEGAVRKLWSRTGDEISGAFPDVMEALAFEGALDGELVVWRDSAIAPFGDLQQRLNRKTVDAKTMAAFPAAVVAYDLLADGATDLRSLSLRERRARLETLVQGHGGGRLHLSPLVEYADWDSLARLRADPPVGAAAEGLMLKRWDSPYVAGRPKGPWFKWKRDPHVIDAVLMYAQRGHGKRSSFYSDYTFGVWTEEGALTPVGKAYFGFTDEELKQLDKFVRDHTVDRFGPVRSVRAERDFGLVLEIAFEGLQRSTRHKSGVAMRFPRVSRIRWDKPAREADTLDAVMDLLDAIETGGGRIAKV
- a CDS encoding RcnB family protein, with product MKKILTATMAAVLAATAVGAAGAASAQSRDDRRYEQRQDNRQHNRHDGRDERRDDRHDRRDDRRDFRRDQRQDRQEYRQDQRQYGRWQQAQRRYHAPRYVAPRGYAVRTWSYGQRMPSYYRSNGYVVNDYGRYGLRAPPRGYQYVRSGNDVVLAAVAGGLITAVIAGLFN
- a CDS encoding BolA family protein, whose translation is MSDGPVATIIREKLNAALSPQRLEIEDDSGRHAGHHHEGGMDAKPGGESHFNLVVVSAAFEGQSRLERQRTVNGVLKQELSGPIHALSIRALTPVEDSHSA